Proteins from one Juglans microcarpa x Juglans regia isolate MS1-56 chromosome 1S, Jm3101_v1.0, whole genome shotgun sequence genomic window:
- the LOC121247542 gene encoding chaperone protein dnaJ 20, chloroplastic-like: MRCYGLTPIHGSECRFFYLNATRSIPIPRPNSRFLSSSVNLFPSKLVIPSPRTPACSLRATINDVFVTDEAAGLSFYDLLGIPESGSLVEIKQAYKKLARMYHPDVSPPGRVEEYTKRFIRVQEAYEILSDPRRRALYDRDLARGLHLAFSARTQYQSDEGMEERNDWRNRWQSQLSKLKRRSQNRDAGGDLSWGARMRRRRDELANEL, translated from the exons ATGCGTTGCTATGGATTGACTCCGATACACGGAAGCGAGTGTCGTTTCTTCTACCTCAACGCCACGCGGTCTATTCCAATACCCCGTCCGAATTCCCGATTTCTCTCTTCCTCCGTAAATTTATTCCCGTCCAAACTCGTAATACCTTCGCCCCGGACACCAGCATGCTCGCTCAGGGCCACCATCAACGATGTGTTCGTGACCGACGAGGCTGCCGGGTTGAGCTTCTACGACCTTCTGGGCATACCCGAGTCCGGATCCTTGGTCGAGATCAAACAGGCCTACAAGAAGCTCGCCCGGATGTACCACCCGGACGTGTCCCCGCCCGGTCGGGTCGAGGAGTATACCAAGCGGTTTATCCGGGTCCAGGAGGCCTACGAGATCTTGTCGGATCCGAGAAGGAGAGCTCTCTATGATAGAGACTTGGCGAGAGGTCTCCACCTCGCGTTCTCCGCCCGAACACAATACCAGAGCGACGAG GGCATGGAAGAGAGAAATGATTGGAGGAACCGTTGGCAATCTCAGCTATCAAAGCTAAAGAGAAGAAGCCAGAACAGGGATGCGGGTGGAGATTTGTCCTGGGGAGCTCGAATGCGAAGGCGAAGGGATGAGCTAGCAAATGAATTATAA
- the LOC121247347 gene encoding uncharacterized protein LOC121247347 → MEAEDLASQWERLHLSKEESACFHVKQENINGDEKRDKYCMVGKALTEKGVNNEGFRITMSQIWRLEGWVTFKELGEQCFLIEFQKIRDKEKVLSGRPWFFDRHLLTMMEVDDKESIDALQFRFEPFWIQLHNLPLSVMTKGFGEQFAEAIGLVIRVDAEEDGRAWGRCLRVRVAVDLNKPLLRGKWLKLDDKQHWVAFKYERLQNFCFHCGVLNHKGKGCLRSHNAQQGDTQPSTQFGPWL, encoded by the coding sequence ATGGAGGCAGAGGACTTGGCATCACAATGGGAGAGGTTACACCTTTCCAAAGAAGAAAGCGCCTGTTTCCATGTCAAGCAGGAGAACATAAACGGTGACGAAAAACGGGACAAATATTGTATGGTGGGAAAGGCTCTGACCGAGAAGGGAGTTAACAACGAAGGCTTTAGGATTACAATGTCTCAAATATGGAGGTTGGAAGGGTGGGTGACCTTCAAGGAACTTGGTGAACAATGTTTCTTAATCGAGTTTCAGAAGATAAGAGACAAAGAAAAGGTTCTAAGTGGACGTCCATGGTTCTTTGACAGACACCTCCTCACCATGATGGAGGTGGATGACAAGGAATCCATAGATGCATTGCAGTTTCGTTTCGAACCCTTCTGGATACAACTCCACAACCTTCCATTATCAGTCATGACAAAAGGTTTTGGAGAGCAGTTTGCTGAGGCCATAGGCCTTGTCATTAGAGTCGACGCAGAGGAAGATGGTCGTGCATGGGGAAGGTGTCTCAGAGTAAGGGTGGCAGTGGACCTCAACAAACCATTGTTACGAGGGAAATGGTTAAAGCTAGATGACAAGCAACACTGGGTCGCTTTTAAATACGAGAGACTGCAAAACTTCTGTTTTCATTGTGGTGTTCTTAATCACAAAGGAAAAGGGTGTTTGAGATCTCATAATGCTCAACAAGGAGATACACAACCCTCAACTCAGTTTGGTCCATGGCTTTGA